TTGAGCGTAATATGTAGCCATTGTTTCCGTAGGAATACCCTCATCGGTTGCCCTCAAACGAGTCATAGGCGCCATAATGATACGGTTAGGCAAAGTGTAACCACCGAGTGAAAATGGAGAGAAAAGATTAAAGTTTTCCATAGCTATCAGTAACCACAAATATTTTTAAGTGAAAGTATCCATAATTGATGAATCTTTGTCTTGTAGATTATTGCGGTTTAGATGTTTTCTTGCGGTTTTTTTATTTCCTTTGATAGCTTAAAATTCATGAAAGATATATATGATATAGCACTCTTAAATCATTTGTGAAAAATCAATTATTAGAAAAAAACATCGAAGATACCATCCCTCTTGCCTTTTGCCTGTTGCCTGTTGCCTTTTTTGACAAAATAATTAACACAACCCATTCAGGATTGCTATACTCTTTGTGCCTTTGCGAGAGAAAAAAACCTAATTATTTGTCTAAATTACTTTAACTATCACGCAAATCTTTAGGTATTAAATTAAAATGTTTTTTTAACATAACACTCATTTGACTTTGAGAAGAAAAACCACAAATAAGGGAAATATGAGCTAAATTTTCATCGGTTTTTTTAATCATTTCAACAGCTTTTTTTAGTCTTTCTTTTAAGATATATTGATAGGGACTAATTCCTGTACTTTCTTTAAAGCAACGGATAAAATGATATTCACTTAAGGCTAATAAATTAGCTAATGTGGCGATGGTTATTTTTTCGTTAAGATTGCTCTTGATATAATCAATTACGATGGATAATTTATGTGGTGCTAAACCACCGTAGTTTGATTTATTAATTGTTTTTTTCTCTGTATAATTTGAGATTAAATGTAAACTTAAGGTACTGAAAAGACTTTCTAAATATAAATCATCAATTTCACTAGATTTTTTACTAACAAGTGCGATCGCACCTATTAATTCTCTCAAAAAATTATCTCTCATTTTAAGATGAGAAATTAACTGAAAAGTTTGTCCATCTAGTAGTTTTTGGGCATAAGAATCGAATAATTTATTATCAATAGATAAAAAAATACCTGTGGAATTTTTCCAACTTGCCCAATGATTAATTCCTGCGGGAAAAATCATTAATTCTTCCGTAGAATAACGAATTTCTTTTAACTTATCGCTATTATGTTTTAGGGTTAAATAACAGATTTGATTAGTAGTTAAACCAATTAAATGACGATCTAAAATTTTAGGTTTTGGATCTTCCCCGGTGCTATGATAATTTTGATAAACTTGAATAATTCTATGTACAGATTCATGGACGATGGAAGGGGAATTAACAATTACTTGATTAGGCATGAAAAAATTTTGCAACTATTTCATCGAGTTTATCTTAACTCATAAAACTTGTAGGTGACTTTAGCCAACACGGGAAAAGATTTTTTTGGTTTTGATGCTCACAGTGTTGATTTTGATTTGATGCGATCGCATCTTAAGTAGAATGAGAAGATAATCGAAAAAAATAACCCATTGAAATGGGTTTAAGCTATTAGCAAGAAATTGATTTCTTGTTTTATATTTTTTGTGTTGGGCTACACTTCGTTAACCCAACTTACCGTTATGACTAAGTGCGATCGCACCTAAATCCCATTATTTATAAGCCTTAACGCATTGTTCCACTAAAGGAGCAACTTGATCAATATCTTTCCAACCAAGAATTTGAGTTTCTTTTTTCTCCAAATTTTTGTAGCTACGGAAAAATTCAGCAATTTCCTCTAAACGGTGAGGGGCAATATCTTTTAAAGATTTAACATGATCATAGCGAGGGTCTTCGGCGGGTACACATAAAATCTTCTCATCGCGATCGCCTCCATCAATCATTTCTAACATACAAACAGGACGAGCGGCAATAACACAACCGGGGAAAGTAGGTTCATCCATCATTACCATACCATCAAGAGGATCACCATCATCTGCTAAAGTGTTAGGTACAAAACCGTAATCATAGGGATATTTGACTGAGGAGAATAAAACTCTATCTAGGATAAAAGCATTCATATCCTTATCAAATTCGTATTTATTTTTGCTACCGCCGGGGATTTCGATTAAAACGTTGATAATACCCTGTTTAGGTTGAGCAGGAATACGAGATAAATCCATTTTTAATATTGTCCTTACTTATAGTTAATCAATACGGTTAATATTTAACCATAAAACGAAATTAAGAATTAACAATTTAGAATCAACAAATTTCCTCACTACCCAAATAGCCCAAATCTAACTTCAAGAAAAAGCCGATGGTATTAACAAAAAGTCCTGCCAGTGAAGCAATAGAACAATTGATAGAACTAGCCCAAACAGGAGAAATTGATCCTTGGGATGTCAAAGTAATTGAAATTATTGACCGTTTTTTAGCTGAATTAGGAATAAATGATAGCGATAACCTATCTGTGCAGGAAACTGATTTATCTCAATCCGGGCAGGTGATGTTATGGGCTTCTAAATTAGTTTTATTAAAAGCAGAAACCCTTGCCAGAATTAGTGAATTAAATCCAGAAGACGAGGAATCGGCAGAAACAAATATAGAAGATAATCTCGAATTAGAAACAAAACGCTATCAAATTAATGAACTAGACAAAAAAATTAAAAGAAGAACATCTGCTCTACCTGTTGCCAAAAGAAAAGTGACTCTAGGGGAATTCATAGCCCAACTTCAGTCAATAGAAAAAGAATTACAAGGGAAAAGTAAGACCATAGACCACAATTTGCCTTTA
This is a stretch of genomic DNA from Cyanobacterium aponinum PCC 10605. It encodes these proteins:
- a CDS encoding inorganic diphosphatase, which encodes MDLSRIPAQPKQGIINVLIEIPGGSKNKYEFDKDMNAFILDRVLFSSVKYPYDYGFVPNTLADDGDPLDGMVMMDEPTFPGCVIAARPVCMLEMIDGGDRDEKILCVPAEDPRYDHVKSLKDIAPHRLEEIAEFFRSYKNLEKKETQILGWKDIDQVAPLVEQCVKAYK
- a CDS encoding segregation/condensation protein A — protein: MVLTKSPASEAIEQLIELAQTGEIDPWDVKVIEIIDRFLAELGINDSDNLSVQETDLSQSGQVMLWASKLVLLKAETLARISELNPEDEESAETNIEDNLELETKRYQINELDKKIKRRTSALPVAKRKVTLGEFIAQLQSIEKELQGKSKTIDHNLPLNKTKRGYTRKQALKTITDLAHNENLTELAEQINNFLRDNLITVNENKIKLEQLISHWQSHKQETKSDKVGVFWALLLLSSQSKVELHQQEFYQDIDVYII
- a CDS encoding helix-turn-helix transcriptional regulator, with the translated sequence MPNQVIVNSPSIVHESVHRIIQVYQNYHSTGEDPKPKILDRHLIGLTTNQICYLTLKHNSDKLKEIRYSTEELMIFPAGINHWASWKNSTGIFLSIDNKLFDSYAQKLLDGQTFQLISHLKMRDNFLRELIGAIALVSKKSSEIDDLYLESLFSTLSLHLISNYTEKKTINKSNYGGLAPHKLSIVIDYIKSNLNEKITIATLANLLALSEYHFIRCFKESTGISPYQYILKERLKKAVEMIKKTDENLAHISLICGFSSQSQMSVMLKKHFNLIPKDLRDS